In Flavobacteriaceae bacterium, the following proteins share a genomic window:
- a CDS encoding thiazole synthase, which translates to MTDILKIADKTFNSRLFTGTGKFNSSQTMREAIVASESELVTVALKRVDINNKSDNMLAHLSENHINLLPNTSGVRTAKEAIFAAELAREALATNWVKLEIHPDPKFLLPDPIETLKAAQELVKQGFIVMPYIHADPVLCKRLEDVGVQCVMPLGAPIGSNKGLKTKEFLEIIIEQSNIPVIVDAGIGAPSHAAYAMELGADAVLVNTAIAVSQNPVKMGIAFKMAVQAGRMAYNAKLAPIKQYAEASSPLTSFLDE; encoded by the coding sequence ATGACAGATATACTTAAAATAGCAGATAAAACTTTTAATTCTAGATTATTTACTGGAACAGGAAAGTTTAATAGTTCACAAACAATGCGTGAAGCAATTGTTGCTTCAGAAAGCGAATTGGTTACTGTTGCTTTAAAAAGAGTAGATATAAATAATAAATCTGATAATATGTTGGCTCACCTCAGTGAAAACCACATTAATTTATTACCAAATACTTCTGGAGTAAGAACAGCTAAAGAAGCCATATTTGCTGCCGAATTAGCTAGAGAAGCTTTAGCAACAAATTGGGTGAAATTAGAAATACACCCAGACCCTAAATTTTTATTACCAGATCCTATTGAAACATTAAAAGCTGCTCAAGAATTAGTAAAACAAGGTTTTATTGTAATGCCTTACATTCATGCAGATCCAGTTTTATGTAAAAGATTGGAAGATGTTGGCGTACAATGTGTAATGCCCTTGGGAGCTCCTATTGGGAGTAACAAAGGATTAAAAACAAAAGAATTTTTAGAAATTATTATAGAACAAAGCAATATCCCTGTTATTGTTGATGCAGGTATTGGCGCACCATCTCATGCAGCTTATGCTATGGAGTTAGGTGCTGATGCCGTATTGGTAAATACAGCGATAGCTGTATCACAGAATCCAGTAAAAATGGGTATTGCATTTAAAATGGCTGTTCAAGCTGGGAGAATGGCTTACAATGCAAAATTGGCTCCAATAAAACAATACGCAGAAGCGAGTAGCCCTTTAACTTCTTTTTTAGATGAGTAG
- a CDS encoding thiamine phosphate synthase yields MIVLIAPEKDIKDEIEILDRLFEAGLEFYHLRKPEKSYEEHCEYLNQIDSKYHNRIIVHFFHELINEYNLKGIHFQEQKRRDYLDIPSNYFKELNMFGKTISSSFHKPEELVKCDFEFDYHLLSPVFSSISKEGYRGKGFNVNGIDKKIIGMGGVTIQNLSEYTKLGFQGVGVLGGIWNSSAPIANFKTMKNYFTKKRSNI; encoded by the coding sequence ATGATTGTACTTATAGCTCCCGAAAAAGATATTAAAGATGAAATAGAAATTCTAGATCGACTTTTTGAAGCAGGTTTAGAATTCTATCATCTAAGGAAACCAGAGAAAAGTTATGAAGAACATTGTGAATATTTAAATCAAATCGACTCAAAATATCACAATAGAATTATAGTACATTTTTTTCATGAGCTAATCAATGAATATAATCTAAAAGGAATACATTTTCAAGAACAAAAGAGACGTGATTATCTAGATATTCCTAGCAATTATTTTAAAGAATTAAATATGTTTGGTAAAACGATTAGTAGCTCTTTTCATAAACCTGAAGAATTAGTTAAATGCGATTTTGAGTTTGATTATCATTTATTGAGCCCCGTTTTTTCCTCTATTTCTAAAGAAGGATACAGAGGAAAAGGTTTTAATGTAAATGGTATTGATAAGAAAATTATAGGAATGGGAGGGGTTACAATACAAAACCTGTCAGAATATACAAAATTAGGATTTCAAGGTGTGGGTGTTTTAGGAGGAATTTGGAATAGTTCTGCTCCTATTGCCAATTTTAAAACCATGAAAAACTATTTTACTAAAAAAAGAAGCAATATTTAA
- the thiE gene encoding thiamine phosphate synthase, with protein MQLPSLHYISQGDTIEAHLSNIQNACTSGVELVQLRLKNATNKEILKAAEEAREVTSHFQTRLIINDYYKITKRVKADGVHLGKNDTCPLVARKYLGEFYFIGGTANTIQDCKVLINKKVDYIGLGPYRFTTTKDNLSSIIGYNGYLTMLEELKTDTPIIAIGGITLNDVPKILETGVFGIAASGEITKDFNKISQLKKLLQYPSWQEQIWRPNQNKI; from the coding sequence ATGCAATTACCTTCGCTACATTACATATCACAAGGAGATACTATTGAAGCACATTTGAGCAATATTCAAAATGCTTGTACCTCTGGTGTTGAATTGGTACAATTACGACTTAAAAATGCAACTAATAAAGAAATTTTAAAAGCTGCAGAAGAAGCTAGAGAAGTCACTAGCCATTTTCAAACAAGGTTAATCATTAATGATTATTATAAGATTACTAAACGGGTAAAAGCAGATGGAGTTCATTTAGGAAAAAATGATACTTGCCCCTTAGTAGCTAGGAAATATTTAGGAGAATTCTATTTTATTGGAGGAACTGCAAATACGATACAAGATTGTAAGGTTTTAATAAATAAAAAAGTAGACTATATAGGCCTAGGCCCTTATCGTTTTACAACCACAAAAGATAACTTGAGTTCAATAATTGGGTATAATGGTTACTTAACTATGTTGGAAGAATTAAAAACAGATACTCCAATTATTGCTATTGGTGGAATTACTCTAAATGATGTTCCTAAAATTTTAGAGACAGGAGTTTTTGGTATAGCAGCTTCAGGAGAAATTACTAAAGATTTTAATAAAATTAGCCAGCTTAAAAAACTATTACAATATCCTTCTTGGCAAGAACAAATTTGGAGACCAAATCAAAATAAAATATAA
- a CDS encoding DoxX family membrane protein, with the protein MQTKFVILFARLLLGLILFWQGFGKVFNIGVENLYNGGFKGYEETFLPTFIIKFTAYFTSYGEFIFGALLLLGLFRKYTYYGIGLILLIVSFGHGLQAPIWDTQHVLVRSIFLIFIAMTFDKDTLALDHFTKKD; encoded by the coding sequence ATGCAGACAAAATTTGTTATACTATTTGCTAGATTATTATTAGGTTTAATCTTGTTCTGGCAAGGGTTTGGAAAAGTATTTAATATAGGAGTAGAAAACCTTTACAATGGTGGTTTTAAAGGATATGAAGAAACTTTTTTACCAACATTTATAATAAAATTTACAGCTTATTTTACTTCTTATGGAGAATTTATTTTCGGAGCTTTATTATTACTAGGTCTATTTAGAAAATATACTTATTATGGTATTGGGTTAATTTTATTAATTGTCTCGTTTGGTCACGGATTACAAGCACCTATTTGGGATACACAACATGTACTTGTTCGCAGTATATTTTTAATATTTATTGCAATGACATTTGATAAAGATACTCTTGCTTTAGATCATTTTACGAAGAAAGATTAA
- the thiS gene encoding sulfur carrier protein ThiS, which produces MITIYINEVPVDIEENNNLLQLLKQVNSSSDGIAIAVNREIIPKEQWKEYRFSNKDNILIIQATQGG; this is translated from the coding sequence ATGATAACTATTTACATAAATGAAGTACCTGTAGATATTGAAGAAAATAATAATTTGTTACAATTATTAAAACAGGTTAACTCTTCTTCTGATGGAATTGCCATTGCCGTTAATCGAGAGATTATACCTAAAGAACAATGGAAAGAATATCGTTTTTCTAATAAAGATAACATTTTAATAATTCAAGCAACACAGGGAGGTTAG
- the thiH gene encoding 2-iminoacetate synthase ThiH has protein sequence MSSFKNTFDLYDWDALEKEIYDFSSKDVKRVLSKDKITLEDFKVLISPSAKPFIEQMAQRSNVLTKKRFGNTIQMYIPMYLSNECQNICTYCGFSMTNKIKRKTLSDKEILEEVAHIKKLGYDHILLVTGEANRAVGVSYLKHAINLIREHFSNISIEVQPLDQDEYEDLIKEGLFAVLVYQETYHKATYKMHHPKGKKSNFDYRLDTPDRLGKAGIHKIGLGALFGLEDWRVDSFYTALHLKYLQKHYWKTKYSISFPRLRPHQGNIEPKVEMTDSDLVQLICAYRLLDEDVELSISTRESEKFRNNIVNLGITSISAESKTNPGGYSVAPESLEQFEISDERSTSEIQKMLQSQGYEVVWKDWEKSYS, from the coding sequence ATGAGTAGTTTTAAAAATACTTTTGATTTATACGATTGGGATGCTTTAGAAAAAGAAATTTATGATTTTTCTTCTAAAGATGTTAAGCGTGTATTGTCTAAAGATAAAATTACGTTAGAAGATTTCAAAGTTTTAATCTCTCCTTCTGCAAAACCTTTTATTGAGCAAATGGCTCAACGAAGCAATGTGCTTACAAAAAAACGCTTTGGAAATACAATTCAAATGTATATCCCAATGTATCTTTCTAACGAATGCCAAAATATTTGTACATACTGTGGATTTAGTATGACAAATAAAATCAAAAGAAAAACACTTTCGGATAAAGAAATTTTAGAAGAAGTAGCACATATTAAAAAGCTTGGATATGACCATATTCTCTTAGTTACAGGAGAAGCAAATAGAGCGGTTGGAGTTTCTTATTTAAAACACGCAATTAATTTAATTCGTGAGCATTTTTCTAATATTAGCATCGAAGTTCAACCTCTAGATCAAGATGAATATGAAGATTTGATTAAAGAAGGATTATTTGCTGTATTAGTTTATCAGGAAACGTATCATAAAGCTACCTATAAAATGCACCACCCTAAAGGCAAAAAATCAAATTTTGATTATCGATTAGATACTCCTGATAGATTAGGTAAAGCAGGAATTCATAAAATTGGACTAGGCGCTTTATTTGGATTAGAAGATTGGAGAGTAGATAGCTTTTATACTGCATTACATTTAAAATACTTACAAAAGCATTATTGGAAAACAAAATATTCGATTTCATTTCCAAGATTAAGACCTCATCAAGGCAATATAGAACCAAAAGTAGAAATGACAGACTCAGACCTAGTGCAACTTATATGCGCATACAGATTACTAGATGAAGATGTTGAGCTCTCTATATCAACTCGTGAAAGCGAAAAGTTTAGGAATAATATTGTTAATCTTGGGATTACTTCTATTAGTGCTGAATCTAAAACAAATCCAGGTGGATATAGTGTAGCACCTGAATCCTTAGAGCAATTTGAAATTTCCGACGAGCGATCTACATCAGAAATACAAAAAATGCTACAATCTCAAGGCTATGAAGTTGTATGGAAAGATTGGGAAAAAAGTTATTCTTAA
- the folB gene encoding dihydroneopterin aldolase, whose product MGIIKVENIRVYAYHGCLREETAIGSDYRVDLEVKADLKRSSISDDLNDTVDYVLLNAIVKDEMAIASKLLETVAKRILDRIFSEAPLVTKAVVNVSKLNPPIGGDVEMVTIKLSQRRKKLQ is encoded by the coding sequence ATGGGGATTATTAAAGTTGAAAACATTCGTGTGTATGCTTATCACGGTTGTTTAAGAGAAGAAACTGCAATAGGAAGTGATTATCGTGTTGATTTGGAGGTAAAAGCTGATTTAAAACGTTCAAGTATTTCTGATGATTTAAATGATACTGTAGATTATGTACTTTTAAATGCAATTGTAAAAGACGAGATGGCAATTGCTTCAAAGCTATTAGAAACTGTTGCTAAACGTATATTAGATCGTATATTTAGTGAAGCTCCTTTAGTTACAAAAGCGGTTGTAAATGTCTCTAAATTAAACCCTCCTATTGGTGGTGATGTAGAGATGGTAACTATAAAATTATCTCAAAGGCGAAAAAAATTACAGTAG
- the thiC gene encoding phosphomethylpyrimidine synthase ThiC, whose translation MKNKDTAPKQGKISRQPFPNSKKIYVSGKIHPEIKVAMREISLSDTKDSISGKLIPNEPVTVYDTSGPYTDPNKEIDVHKGIERIREQWILERNNVEQLDEFTSQYCNERLNDKRLDHMRFEHLKKPLRAKKGENVTQLHYAKKGIITPEMEYISIRENQRIDEMIQIKKQHKGEHFGASIPEKITPEFVRSEVARGRAVIPSNINHPEAEPMILGRNFLVKINANIGNSATTSSIEEEVEKAVWACRWGADNIMDLSTGQNIHETREWIIRNSPVPVGTVPIYQALEKVNGVAEDLTWEIFRDTLIEQAEQGVDYFTIHAGVLLRYVPMTAKRVTGIVSRGGSIMAKWCLAHHKESFLYTHFEDICEILKSYDVAFSLGDGLRPGSVADANDEAQFAELETLGELTQIARKHEVQCFIEGPGHVPMHMIKENMEKQIEVCDEAPFYTLGPLTTDIAPGYDHITSGIGAAMIGWYGCAMLCYVTPKEHLGLPNKDDVRTGVVTYKLAAHAADLAKGHPGSQHRDNALSKARFEFRWEDQFNLGLDPELAREYHDETLPADGAKIAHFCSMCGPKFCSMKISQEVRDFAAKNEIINDEVIQKGMEEKSREFKEKGSEVYL comes from the coding sequence ATGAAAAATAAGGACACAGCACCAAAGCAAGGAAAAATTTCTAGACAACCTTTTCCTAATTCAAAAAAGATTTACGTATCCGGAAAAATTCACCCAGAAATAAAAGTAGCTATGCGTGAAATCTCCCTGAGCGATACTAAAGATTCCATATCAGGAAAATTAATACCGAATGAACCTGTAACTGTATATGATACTTCTGGCCCTTATACAGATCCAAATAAAGAAATTGATGTACATAAAGGTATAGAAAGAATTCGTGAACAGTGGATTTTAGAACGTAATAATGTAGAACAACTAGATGAATTTACATCTCAATATTGCAATGAACGTTTAAATGATAAACGCTTAGACCATATGCGTTTTGAACATTTAAAAAAACCATTACGCGCAAAAAAAGGAGAAAACGTAACACAATTACATTATGCTAAAAAAGGAATTATAACTCCAGAAATGGAATATATTTCTATTCGTGAAAATCAACGAATTGATGAGATGATTCAAATAAAAAAGCAACATAAAGGAGAACATTTTGGAGCCTCTATTCCAGAAAAAATCACTCCAGAATTTGTACGTTCTGAAGTTGCTAGAGGTCGCGCAGTAATTCCTTCAAATATTAATCATCCAGAAGCAGAACCTATGATTTTAGGTCGAAACTTCTTAGTGAAAATAAATGCTAATATTGGAAACTCAGCAACTACATCTTCTATCGAAGAAGAGGTTGAGAAAGCAGTTTGGGCTTGTCGCTGGGGAGCTGATAATATTATGGATTTATCTACAGGGCAAAATATTCACGAAACACGAGAATGGATTATACGTAATTCTCCAGTACCTGTAGGTACCGTTCCTATTTACCAGGCTTTAGAGAAAGTGAACGGTGTTGCTGAAGATCTTACATGGGAAATTTTTCGTGACACATTAATAGAACAAGCAGAACAAGGAGTAGATTATTTTACCATTCATGCAGGAGTATTGTTAAGATATGTACCAATGACTGCAAAACGAGTAACAGGAATCGTTTCTCGCGGAGGTTCTATTATGGCTAAATGGTGTTTGGCACATCATAAAGAAAGTTTTTTATATACACATTTTGAAGATATATGTGAAATTTTAAAATCGTATGATGTCGCTTTTTCTCTTGGGGATGGATTGCGACCAGGTTCTGTAGCCGATGCTAATGATGAAGCTCAATTTGCAGAATTAGAAACCTTAGGAGAGCTAACACAAATTGCTCGCAAGCATGAAGTGCAATGTTTTATAGAAGGACCAGGCCATGTACCAATGCATATGATTAAAGAAAATATGGAAAAGCAAATTGAAGTCTGTGATGAAGCGCCATTTTATACATTAGGCCCTTTAACTACAGATATTGCTCCTGGATACGATCATATTACATCAGGTATTGGTGCTGCGATGATTGGTTGGTATGGTTGTGCAATGCTATGCTATGTAACCCCAAAAGAACATTTAGGATTGCCTAATAAAGATGATGTACGTACTGGAGTAGTTACCTATAAACTTGCTGCACATGCTGCAGATTTAGCAAAAGGTCATCCAGGTTCACAACATAGAGATAATGCATTAAGCAAGGCTCGTTTTGAGTTTCGATGGGAAGATCAGTTTAATTTAGGTTTGGATCCAGAACTAGCAAGGGAATATCACGACGAAACATTACCAGCAGATGGTGCAAAAATCGCTCATTTTTGTTCGATGTGTGGACCAAAATTCTGTTCGATGAAAATTTCTCAGGAAGTAAGAGATTTTGCCGCTAAAAATGAGATTATTAATGATGAAGTTATTCAAAAAGGAATGGAAGAAAAATCTCGTGAGTTTAAAGAAAAAGGATCAGAAGTATATTTATAA
- a CDS encoding class C beta-lactamase-related serine hydrolase yields MMRFIQILIILFCLLQLSYGQEAKNGIKNSEKTISIQPADLWLNLESKIDSLFQESMTKKEGIQGGIISIVSSDSILLKKGYGLANVQNNQLFDVQKTNVFVASVSKLITVTAAFQLIEQGKIDINQPVKELIGDIKIENPFDQRVLVRHILTHTAGFDDSSIGSEASSKENLNSLKKHLKKRLPPIVWEPGKYFNYSNHGMALLALIIETVSGISFNAYLQKNLFDPLKMTNSGFNLKEEMVNNLMNRYKWKEDGNNQLYLDGSYGIKYTNQIGAGGLITTANDMSNFMQMYLNQGVINGTQILKPETIKDMLTPHFQYHKLMDRKQGWVWRVMSANGLTYNYHAGDDTGIESILMMIPEKDLAFFFASNNNVANNLKWQIRDYILDVLNKNQEQVKSPPKDFVSTNDLKDLSGTYQYTNDGQSSIDRLTYLFGDVYKVTIEGRTLLINGKKYKETDNFLFKRETDDFLITFVVDENDTYYSTGYATYKKLKWYEVPSIHFILLITSFIILLTAIIGWIIQYIRRKKDYNKSEFKTKLIIGIAGFCLLIFFILLAATTQGITLKYGVPLTFWIYFTFPLIGFIVFLFGLYRIPRFFKNKSISLLGKTHFTLVIIAMITCLILYNYYNLIGYQF; encoded by the coding sequence ATGATGAGGTTTATTCAAATACTAATAATTTTATTTTGCCTATTACAGCTTTCTTATGGACAAGAAGCAAAAAACGGAATCAAAAATTCAGAAAAAACTATCTCAATTCAGCCAGCTGATTTATGGTTAAATCTTGAGTCTAAAATAGATTCTCTATTTCAAGAATCTATGACAAAAAAAGAGGGAATACAAGGAGGTATTATAAGTATTGTTTCTTCAGATTCAATCCTTTTAAAAAAAGGTTATGGTCTTGCTAATGTTCAAAATAATCAATTATTTGATGTTCAGAAAACTAATGTTTTTGTGGCTTCAGTATCTAAACTAATTACAGTTACTGCTGCATTCCAATTGATCGAGCAAGGAAAGATAGACATTAATCAACCTGTGAAAGAATTGATTGGTGATATAAAAATTGAAAACCCATTTGACCAACGAGTTCTAGTTCGCCATATTTTAACTCATACTGCTGGTTTTGATGACTCTTCTATTGGAAGTGAAGCGAGTAGTAAAGAAAACCTAAATTCATTAAAAAAACACCTTAAAAAACGACTTCCACCAATTGTATGGGAGCCTGGCAAGTATTTTAATTATTCTAACCATGGAATGGCTCTTTTGGCTCTAATTATCGAAACCGTTTCCGGAATTTCATTTAACGCGTATTTGCAAAAGAATTTATTTGACCCATTAAAAATGACAAATTCTGGTTTCAATCTGAAAGAAGAAATGGTTAATAACTTAATGAACCGTTATAAGTGGAAGGAAGACGGTAATAATCAATTATATCTCGATGGGTCGTATGGAATAAAATACACTAATCAAATCGGAGCTGGAGGATTAATAACTACTGCAAACGACATGTCTAACTTTATGCAAATGTACTTAAATCAAGGTGTTATTAATGGAACACAAATTTTAAAACCCGAAACAATTAAGGACATGTTAACTCCACATTTCCAATACCATAAACTAATGGATAGAAAGCAAGGTTGGGTATGGAGAGTTATGTCTGCAAATGGGCTGACATATAATTATCATGCAGGAGATGATACTGGAATTGAAAGTATATTAATGATGATACCTGAAAAAGATTTGGCTTTTTTTTTCGCTTCAAACAACAATGTGGCGAATAACCTTAAATGGCAAATTAGAGATTATATACTTGATGTTTTGAATAAAAACCAAGAACAAGTAAAGTCACCTCCGAAAGATTTTGTTTCTACTAACGATCTCAAGGATTTGAGTGGTACATATCAATATACTAACGATGGTCAATCATCCATTGATCGTTTGACTTATTTATTTGGAGATGTATATAAAGTTACGATTGAAGGTCGTACGCTTTTAATAAACGGAAAAAAATACAAAGAAACAGACAACTTTCTTTTCAAAAGAGAAACAGACGATTTCTTAATCACGTTTGTTGTTGATGAAAACGATACTTATTATTCAACTGGATATGCCACTTATAAGAAACTAAAGTGGTATGAGGTACCATCAATTCATTTTATACTATTAATAACCTCATTTATAATACTTTTAACAGCTATAATTGGTTGGATAATTCAATATATTCGTCGCAAAAAAGACTATAACAAAAGTGAATTTAAGACTAAATTAATAATTGGAATAGCCGGATTTTGTTTGCTTATCTTTTTTATCCTATTAGCCGCTACAACGCAAGGAATTACTTTAAAATATGGAGTTCCATTAACTTTTTGGATTTATTTTACTTTTCCATTAATAGGGTTTATTGTTTTCTTATTTGGATTATATAGGATTCCAAGATTTTTCAAAAATAAATCTATTAGCCTTTTGGGAAAAACGCACTTTACATTAGTAATCATAGCTATGATTACCTGTTTGATATTATATAATTATTATAATTTAATAGGATATCAATTTTAA
- a CDS encoding alpha/beta fold hydrolase, whose amino-acid sequence MLRPKIVLLILFFTSIVNAQFSKCSDQNEFDELKLSLCATVKTPLYHQSDKNETIDLFVRKFPSLKDRKGSLWLIPGGPGESGASMYALIEKFSKQFPHLDIFVPDHRGTGLSAKICPNEEDVNSKGSIALVNEEWGSCFEQMYSNQEYVQAFSITNGAKDLSKLINDLSGKGKRYVYGVSYGTQLVLRLLQLNSTKIDGIILDSLIPLQDDVDYDLSQRSFVINDVGLSVIESLNKLEPNSATSLTSQLQSIIKRTHKDTIFSKKLPRQELSIIFGMMLDLPKVRNKIPEIIKELSKENIEPLNNAIAEITEFYTSYSKYKTSSNSIPLVQIITASENNLRPEIKKSDVALESKDLLFKSPLPSLMAENRMPTYKKDVFFGKAPKNMPPTLIINGTLDPKTHYEGAVRHFKKLSENSKEIVFMSVEDAPHFIALFASDSFFSIASKFINGEKLTNKLIVDKNTALK is encoded by the coding sequence ATGTTAAGACCCAAAATTGTATTATTAATATTATTTTTTACATCAATAGTTAATGCTCAATTTTCTAAATGCTCAGATCAAAATGAATTTGATGAGCTTAAGTTATCTTTATGTGCAACAGTAAAAACGCCATTATACCATCAGTCAGATAAGAACGAGACAATAGATTTATTTGTTAGAAAGTTCCCTTCACTAAAAGATAGGAAGGGCTCACTTTGGTTAATTCCTGGAGGCCCAGGAGAATCTGGAGCAAGTATGTATGCTTTAATTGAAAAGTTCTCTAAACAGTTTCCTCATTTAGATATTTTTGTCCCTGACCATAGAGGAACGGGATTGTCAGCAAAAATATGCCCTAATGAAGAAGATGTAAACTCTAAAGGGAGCATAGCTTTGGTTAATGAAGAGTGGGGGTCTTGTTTTGAGCAAATGTATAGCAACCAAGAATATGTACAAGCTTTTTCTATTACAAATGGAGCTAAAGACCTTAGTAAATTAATAAACGATTTAAGCGGAAAAGGAAAGCGTTATGTTTATGGAGTGTCTTATGGAACACAATTGGTACTTAGATTACTACAACTTAATTCAACAAAGATTGATGGAATAATTTTAGATTCGTTAATTCCTTTACAAGATGATGTTGATTACGATTTAAGTCAAAGGTCTTTTGTAATAAATGATGTTGGTCTTTCTGTTATAGAATCTTTGAATAAGTTAGAGCCTAATTCTGCAACCTCTTTAACTTCTCAGTTGCAAAGTATTATTAAAAGAACACATAAAGACACTATTTTTTCGAAAAAATTACCGAGACAAGAATTATCTATAATTTTTGGAATGATGTTAGATCTTCCTAAAGTGAGAAATAAAATACCAGAAATAATAAAAGAATTATCTAAAGAGAATATTGAACCATTAAATAATGCAATTGCAGAAATCACAGAATTTTATACATCTTATAGTAAATATAAAACCTCATCAAATTCAATTCCTTTAGTTCAAATTATTACAGCATCAGAAAATAATTTAAGGCCAGAAATTAAAAAGAGTGATGTGGCTTTAGAGTCTAAAGATTTATTATTTAAGAGCCCTTTACCAAGTTTAATGGCAGAAAACAGAATGCCAACATATAAGAAGGATGTTTTCTTTGGAAAAGCACCTAAAAACATGCCTCCAACACTAATTATAAACGGAACATTAGACCCTAAAACTCATTATGAGGGAGCAGTTCGTCATTTTAAAAAATTATCTGAGAATAGTAAAGAAATAGTTTTTATGAGTGTGGAAGATGCACCTCACTTTATTGCATTATTTGCTTCGGATAGTTTCTTTTCTATTGCTTCAAAGTTTATTAACGGAGAAAAATTAACTAATAAATTAATAGTAGACAAAAACACAGCATTAAAATAA
- a CDS encoding hydroxymethylpyrimidine/phosphomethylpyrimidine kinase has product MDTHQYILSIAGFDPSSGAGLTSDIKTFQAYGLYGLSVCTTVTVQNDVDFIDSHWVDTEIILHQIEVLFERFDIEVVKIGVVQNWTSLLMIINKLKVLNSRIKIVLDPILKASTGFNFHNGDDLNVLNTILDKVYLITPNYEEIQNLYPKKSIEETIEHISSKTNLYLKGGHRTDTIGLDQLYYNKIVQLNIEPKKKDASPKHGSGCVLSSAIASNLALGFSIEDAAQLAKNYIEKFLSSNTTLLGSHTPIN; this is encoded by the coding sequence TTGGATACACATCAGTACATACTTTCAATTGCTGGTTTTGACCCTTCAAGCGGCGCAGGGTTAACTTCAGATATAAAAACTTTTCAAGCTTATGGCTTATATGGTTTATCAGTATGCACTACAGTAACAGTTCAAAACGATGTAGATTTTATAGATTCTCATTGGGTAGATACTGAAATAATATTACATCAAATAGAAGTTTTATTTGAACGGTTTGATATTGAGGTTGTTAAAATTGGTGTTGTTCAAAATTGGACTTCACTTTTAATGATAATCAATAAGTTAAAAGTATTAAACTCTAGAATTAAAATCGTATTGGACCCGATACTAAAAGCAAGTACTGGCTTTAATTTTCATAATGGAGATGATTTAAATGTATTGAATACCATTTTAGATAAAGTTTATTTAATAACTCCAAATTATGAAGAAATTCAAAACCTATATCCTAAAAAATCAATTGAGGAAACAATAGAACATATTAGTAGTAAAACAAATCTTTATTTAAAAGGAGGACATCGCACAGATACTATAGGTTTAGATCAATTGTATTACAACAAGATTGTGCAATTAAATATCGAACCGAAAAAAAAAGATGCTTCTCCAAAACATGGTAGTGGCTGTGTTTTATCATCTGCTATAGCAAGTAACTTAGCACTAGGTTTTAGTATTGAAGATGCTGCACAGCTAGCAAAAAATTATATAGAGAAATTTTTAAGTTCAAACACTACTCTTTTAGGGAGTCATACACCAATAAATTGA